The region TTAAAGTCGAAAATGTGGCAAAAGAAGACACCGGCTTGGACCATAGTGTCCATACCACCTCCATGTGTGCATCGCTATCCGTTCATCGTGAACATAAGACTCGCATACTATCTGATGTGCTTGAAACTGAAAATGATGGACACGTTGATCAGACTAAGCTGAACCCTGTCAACGACGTTGCAGAAAAGACAGAATCCGGATTCAATCAAAGTGTGGAGATTGAAAAAAAGATCGGGttatcaaaaacaacaactcttgTTCCACAGGatgtggaagaagaaaaaaacacttccagAAAGATTCGTGTCaactttccattcattcataaatGTCTGCAGGATTCACAACACAATAGAAGGAAACAATTTCATCAGCATCATTCAAAACGCAAAATCTCCCTTATCTCCCAAAATGGTGTATTACCTCTCAAAACTCACAGAAGCGTTTCTCACAACAACCCCTCCAAGGTTTCCAAAGTAGTAGCTTTAGAGTCTGGGTCACTTGACAAGTTTAAAAGAATGTATGGAAAATCTGTTGAAACAAATGTTGCCTCATTGGAGAACCACAATAATGGTAAACTATTTCAAGGAAACTTTTTAGAATCTACCCAGAATACTCTTCTTTCCCAGAACCAGGAAATAAAAAGTAATATCAAAGAGACCAATGAGGAGAGACAACAGGATCCCCATTGTGTAGCTAATGACTTGGGGTACACAAAGATAAAACACACATCAGTCAAACCATCCTTAGCAGGCAAACTCAACCGCCTGAAACAAAACACAATCACAGACAAAACACTTGGCTGTGCTTCTGGAGATAATTCTAGTCCCATTAGTAATGAATGCTTTCAAGAAAACATAAACAATGCCACTggaactactactaatacttgtGAGGGGACAACCACATCGACAGATTGGCTCCATCGCTTTGATACCGAAACGGGAAAAACAGCCTACATCAACAAAGTAACTGGCCTCAGCAAATATGAGGAACCACCAAAGGAAGAAAAGGTGGTCTGCTGCACGTCTGATAtcacaaacatggccattagtGTTGTCTCTGAAACAGGTGAGTCATTAGCAGTCTTTGGACTAAATAATATCATTATCAATAAGGTAGATAGCTGTAATagagtacaaaataaagtcttCCTGATCAAATCACAGGTCATTTCAAAGAAGAATTGAATTGAAGATTTTTATTGTGGATATagaaatataatgagatttaaagcttcaccacaaagtgtttCCACATTTTTACTGTACACTGCATGATATTACTCTGTTATTGGATTAATGTATTCTACTGTAGGGATGGAGTCCAGGTGCTACCCCTTCCAAGCAGATCTAGTGCTGCCTTTTTTGCCTAAAGACAGAGGAGAAAGATTGCTTAGTGCAGGGATAGATAACACAGGTACCAAAGGAACTGAGAGAAGTATCAATATTCACAAGTTGTTCAACTGTAACTGTGCCTTTTAggtttagttttttgttgtttttgtttccagaaGACAATGTGGAGACCTTTAACTCAATCTCATCTTTGTACTCAAAGTGGAACAACCCAGTGTTTGTGCGTCCTCCAGAGGTAAATTAATTTGACAAATGTTGAAATCTGCTGTTCAAATTCAGACTTGCATTTACAAATTTGGTGTCATGTGATAAAAGGTGGCTGTAGACATTTCAAGTGGGCAAGCTGATGGGTTGGCCGTTAAGATTCACAACATCCTGTATCCGTACCGCTTCTCCAAGGACATGATACACTCTATGAAGGTAAAGGCTCACTCAGGGATTTCCTTGACTCTGCGGCATATTCCTCTCTGAGGTTAAATTCACTGAGGTGGTTAAAAAGCTCCTCGCTGGCAAAGCTCCAGggtggattttattttattttattttttgcaggtaATCAATCAAGTTGACAACAAGTTTCTTGCCTGCCTTATCAATACAACTGATGATGTGAACACTGAAGGTATGATGGATGATtttagtgaggataagcggtatggaaaatgaatggatattgAATGCATTTAAATTTCAGGTCATCTTATAGTACTATTGGACCAACACGCTGCACATGAGAGAGTACGTCTTGAAAATCTAATAGCAGGTACACAACGTAAATACTAAGAATGTTACAGTCCTCACTAGTTAAAAGAGATTTTCATTCAAAGCACTGTGCATCCTTCCAGATTCCTTTGAAGACGATCCAAACACACCCGGCGAGAAACGTCTGTGTTCATCCTGTATTTCACCACCACTACACATCTGTGTCACTGAAGAGGAAATAAGGATGATCAGGTGAATATTTTTACAAGTTTGAAACAACATTATGGATGCACTTTATTAACTAGCACAATGCAGTACTCACAGCGCTGGGCAATATGGCCTTAGAATAAAATCtccaatagtttttttttttttttttaacccccatAATCCTTTTCAAACACAATGCAAGAGTTATTATTTTTCCTGCACGCTGACTCACAAAAGAAACACTTATTTCCATAGACACAAAATCAGGAATATTTTATCTGGCTCACTTACATCAATCAGGGAGACTCAACTCAGGATGTCTCAATATCTCTGTTCAAATATTTTGTGGTAAATCCCACTCAATGTCCGGTGCAATTGACTGTGTGGATACTACTGGACTCCTTTCTCATCATGCACAAAACATCACACTTAATATGGCAACCACCTTCCTCAGTTGGTAACACTGATCACTTCTGTGAGATAGCTCAAGTAtatgttaaatgttaaaaacatCCCAAAGTATGCCGCCGTAACATGTTACACCCCTTATGGCCATTTTGACTTAATATTTAACAAGCATCTTGATGTGTCCTCAACCAGGTCTTATCAGATTGATTTGCAGAAGTTGGGCCTAGAAGTGACGCTCTCAGCGAGTCAGGATAATCAAGTGCTCGTATATAAAGTGCCCGTTTGTTTTGCGGAAAAAGAAAGTACAGAGCTTCGGCGGAAGAGACCATCTGTAATCAAACGTCTTGTTGAGGTAGGTGTATGATGCTACATGCTGGTGTTGAAAATAATATTGAATGTGACCGACTttgaccatttatttatttttttgtcatttcctatCTGCAATCATATGTCAGGACTACCTTCAAGAGGAGATGGAGGTAAGAGTGAAATGGaaatattgaaaatgtatattttggaacATATTTCTTCATCTGTTTTTGGAATTATGAAAAACAAGCTGGAAGAGAAGCAAACcttcaactttctgttttaaaaatgcatttttgtgtgtgtctgtgtgttacTTAGTTACTTCGCTCTACTGGTACAGTAAAGGGAACTATCCCCCTCACAGTGCTGAAAGTCCTCGCCTCACTAGCATGCCATGGTAAGTGCTGAAAACAGCTCCACATTATCACTATCATCATCTTCCTTTGACCCTGATGGTCCGACTTGAAATGCTTTACACATTCCAACAGGCGCCATCAAATTTAACGACCCCCTGAATCGTGAAGAGTGCCACAGTTTGGTGGCGTCTTTATCAACCTGCCAGTTGCCCTTCCAGTGTGCCCACGGCCGACCGTCCATTGCACCGCTTGTCGACGTCCTCCATTTAGATCCCAAACAGAAGGTATTGCACTACAGAGGTTTTTGTCAAAATTGCCCTGCTCGGTAGTTTGATGGTGACgaacattttttgtctttgcaggagCCTATGAAACCGAACCTCAGAAAGTTAAGAAGTATGTACAGAGCTTGGGTACTGTATGGAAATAGGTAGTGTAATGCATACCAACCACATAAATTATTTGCttattcctttaaaaataaattattcttTCATTTAACTGATTTTCTGAACTGTATTCATGTGCACACTCCTGTTCAGCTCTCCCAAACATGCAGTCAATCCTGTACAGGAAAATGTTCCTCGCTCCCTCACTCAGAGGCAAGGCTTGTAATAATATTGCAAAATAGTAGATTATACTGCCCAAAgatacataaaaagaaaatactgatATATGTATTCTGCCTTTTGTACTCAGGTGGTCTgccaaactttgtttttttaatgactttaaaaatgtagtgATTCATAGAGACTTCCAATAAtcaagcatgttttttgttCCTGGTGCAGTTGAGCATCACAATGTGCatcaaaataatgaatgaatataaaaaaaaaaacttagaccCTCCTTACCAAAAGAAAGTGAAAATGACTGCtataaaatggaaattagcaGTCTGTCCttgtggaggaggaagaggagactGGCATGTCGCCTGTCCTGCAGTCACGTGCTTCCTTCGCCCTCACGTTTTTCCTTCACCTACCGGGTACACAGCATCTGATGATGTCTCCTTTATGTTTCATTCATAACAACAGAACACCCAGCGTCATTTCATTGTCACATTCCATCTTAACGTGTCCtgcaaacaaaatgaaatataataaaaacaacgCATCCAATGACATGGCTGAGGAATTGCACGGTCACGTGTGTATTAATAACTCACAAGATGCCTTGCCACCCGAAACAAGCTGATTTTATTAAGCATCAATTGGGCTGTATTTGATACCGTTGCTACCAGCAATCATAGGCACATAATAAAGAAATCAAGATAAGCCTCTGAcgccctcccaaaaaaatgaaagccttgTTTTGCTGTCAGACGGACGCCCCCGCCCATCGAACAATGGTACAGCCCTAGTTCATTCATAAAATTGTAGCAGGGCTCTAAAGGAGGGGCGAACATCCAGCGCGTCCAGTTACCAGGTAGACTTCTACCTGGACGACTGATCATCAGTAGGCCATCACTGAGGTTTGTTTCCTCCCTCTTCTATTTGTTTATACTTTTTGAAGTCCGCCGTTTTTGCCTATCTTCGATATGCTTCGCAACGAGATGACTCCAGACGTGGAGGCAGCGTCTCCCACCTGCCGGGCCAACTCTCCCACTGGGACAAGGTGCCAGGAGACAGTCGAGGAATCGAACTCACTTTCATCCACGTCATCTGCCTTTTCGTCGACCGTCAATGCaaaggtatgtttttttatttttattttttagtaaaatCACGCATTCACCGTTAAGTCCTCATCCATAAATGAAACACAAATATCGTCGTTGCATTTTGGACGCATCTATATTTTTGGAGGTTGGAGCGCTGCGTGAGACGctttttgcttatttatttgttttttgtttgtttgcttgatTGATTGTTTCTGGGGAGGTTttgtgcgcgtgtgcgtgtcGATGCAGAGGTtcattgagaaaaataaatccCATTCAGGAGACTCCACAGCATTTCTGCGTCAGAGCTGACGTCACCAGCAATGATAAAGTCAAATATTGATCGGGGAGAAAGCTATTTCTGTTTGGTTACATGTCAAGGAACGGTCGGTCCTTCCGCAGTGAATGAAATctatgaaaatatcattaatacatttcattattGAGCATTGTAATTTGGATTTTTCCCCCAACCATCACCGCAACCTCCCTTTACCCAGTATCCAATCTCTTTCCATTCACAGTGTATTCAACATAGAACTTCAAATTGTAAtcattaaatatttcaatacatttttttctccaccctCAGGATATCTGCAAAGACACTGCATTTGTTCCGACCGTCACCGCAATCTCCTCTAGCCCAGATTTCCAGTGGATGGTCCAGCCTACAATCATTACATCTGTCTCCCCGTCTCCGGGTTGCGAGCGAACCAATGAGGCGCAAAGCTCTCGCCAGGCAACACCCATAAGAGAGAGCAGGAATAAGGGGAAGAATGCGGCGCGGAAGGCAAAAGCAGAGCAGGTATTGGGTCAACTCTCAGCATGCAATGCACATTTCCACAGTGAACAGCTCGCGTGCAACATTGTGCATACTCTTCGAGCCATTGCGTCTTCCTTATAGGCGTTCCATTTATATTCAGGTCACAGCATGTCTGCAACAATGGCCTATTTTTAGACACAAGGCAGTGAAACATGCTCCCTGCTGTTCTCCAGAGGATGCGTTAATTGCCAATGAAATGTATACCAGACATCTGGGGATGAGTGGGGCTGGATTGTTAGAGCTTCTCACTCACTTGTTTCTTCCACATGCCAGCTGTctccggaggaggaggagaagaagaggatcaGGAGGGAGAGGAATAAAATGGCCGCTGCCAAGTGTCGTAACCGACGAAGGGAACTGACGGATACGCTGCAAGCTGTAAGTAAACAAGGGACAAATTTGCTCAGCTGTCATTCTCACCCACTCATGTGTGTTTTTCCTGTGTGGATGCTGCGGTGCTGTGTCCTTTTAAAAGGAGACAGACCAGCTGGAGGAGGAAAAAGCATCCTTGGAGACAGAAATTGCCAACCTCCTCAAAGAGAAGGAGCGCCTCGAATTCATCCTGACCACGCATAAACCAGCTTGCCAAATGTCCCAGGACATGGAATCAGTGTTCCAGGAGTCCGCTGGATCCCCAGATATCCCTCCAAGTCCAGAGGAGCACAGTATCCCAGATGACAGCGTCCAAGAAGCTCCTTCGCTCCAAGAAATGGACATCCCCAATGATACGTCTACAGCCATCTCGGGGAATTCCAACATTCTGCTGTGTGCCAGCGCCGAAATCAACGTCTGCGATATGGAACCCTCGTTGGATGTCAAAGAGGGGCTTTTAGATGCAATGCTGCCTACTTTAGAGGACAAGCTTCCCACAGAGACAGCTCGATCTGTCCCAGACATCGACCTTAGTAGCTCCCTCGGTGTCTCAGACTGGGAGACTCTGTACAGGTCTGTCTCCAGCGATCTGGAGCCCCTCAGTACACCCGTGGTGACCTCCACCCCGACCTGCAGCAGCTACATGTCCGTCTTCACCTTCTCCTGTCCTGAGTTGGACTTGCTAACAGAGGGACTGGAGAGCCTTAAAGGAGGAGGAAAAGCTGAATCTGTTGACCACCTTAACTCCCCAACTCTGCTGGCCTTATAAAGGAAGGCGATGTTTCTCATTTATTTCGCTCTTTTGCA is a window of Stigmatopora nigra isolate UIUO_SnigA chromosome 13, RoL_Snig_1.1, whole genome shotgun sequence DNA encoding:
- the mlh3 gene encoding DNA mismatch repair protein Mlh3, with the translated sequence MIKCLSEEVRVKIRSGVAVPSLQQCVEELVLNSLDAGATCVCVRVDLDAFRFQVIDNGFGMSTEDMACVGNRYHTSKCHSLDDLHELRYYGFRGEAIASIVALATLVEISSRARNTDKTLVKMFKHGKEIDVFENDISRPTTGTTVIICNFFHNMPVRRKRVDIVLESERIRHRVEAVSLMHPSVSFTLKNDCTGAMMVQLPKVSDTYHRFVQIHGLARARKLGQIQHTRAPFEVMGYLGREGHYNTSLQFLYVNGRLLLRTRIHTLLNTLLRKLGSPPQKNNSPEKQSGTRSPSHKRTQDLYGIYVINIKCSYSEYDISLEPAKTLMEFKDWDGVLLCVEEAVKAFLCKEKLLLSQDDLQNASPRLFKVENVAKEDTGLDHSVHTTSMCASLSVHREHKTRILSDVLETENDGHVDQTKLNPVNDVAEKTESGFNQSVEIEKKIGLSKTTTLVPQDVEEEKNTSRKIRVNFPFIHKCLQDSQHNRRKQFHQHHSKRKISLISQNGVLPLKTHRSVSHNNPSKVSKVVALESGSLDKFKRMYGKSVETNVASLENHNNGKLFQGNFLESTQNTLLSQNQEIKSNIKETNEERQQDPHCVANDLGYTKIKHTSVKPSLAGKLNRLKQNTITDKTLGCASGDNSSPISNECFQENINNATGTTTNTCEGTTTSTDWLHRFDTETGKTAYINKVTGLSKYEEPPKEEKVVCCTSDITNMAISVVSETGMESRCYPFQADLVLPFLPKDRGERLLSAGIDNTEDNVETFNSISSLYSKWNNPVFVRPPEVAVDISSGQADGLAVKIHNILYPYRFSKDMIHSMKVINQVDNKFLACLINTTDDVNTEGHLIVLLDQHAAHERVRLENLIADSFEDDPNTPGEKRLCSSCISPPLHICVTEEEIRMIRSYQIDLQKLGLEVTLSASQDNQVLVYKVPVCFAEKESTELRRKRPSVIKRLVEDYLQEEMELLRSTGTVKGTIPLTVLKVLASLACHGAIKFNDPLNREECHSLVASLSTCQLPFQCAHGRPSIAPLVDVLHLDPKQKEPMKPNLRKLRSMYRAWVLYGNR
- the LOC144206302 gene encoding protein c-Fos-like, with amino-acid sequence MLRNEMTPDVEAASPTCRANSPTGTRCQETVEESNSLSSTSSAFSSTVNAKDICKDTAFVPTVTAISSSPDFQWMVQPTIITSVSPSPGCERTNEAQSSRQATPIRESRNKGKNAARKAKAEQLSPEEEEKKRIRRERNKMAAAKCRNRRRELTDTLQAETDQLEEEKASLETEIANLLKEKERLEFILTTHKPACQMSQDMESVFQESAGSPDIPPSPEEHSIPDDSVQEAPSLQEMDIPNDTSTAISGNSNILLCASAEINVCDMEPSLDVKEGLLDAMLPTLEDKLPTETARSVPDIDLSSSLGVSDWETLYRSVSSDLEPLSTPVVTSTPTCSSYMSVFTFSCPELDLLTEGLESLKGGGKAESVDHLNSPTLLAL